GTTTTTTAaaacaaaacatataatataatgtaaaaaactaaaactaaatagaAAACATGAGGGGTTCTTTGGGTGGGAGTGGGGGTAGAAAACATGAGTTATAATGAATAATGACTTATAGACTCCCTAAAAGAAATGAATTACAGACACCGGTATACTTAAAGAATAAGGAAAAAAACTCAAAACAAATGACAACACTTGCACACGAATTGTATTGTTTCACAGTAAGCAAGCACACATAGTTGTGTATATTCGGACAGCAGTGTGATTTCCATAATGATTCCTGTTATCTCATGTATGGTATCATCTCCTGCGCACATACACTAGCCACACGTACAGGAACAAACATACGCCTCGCCGGGAAAAAAAAGAACGTGCATACGCACACGTGCGTGCACACACATATACTACTACTACATACGACACGCACGACGCCGTGCACACAAATCACACACAATACACAGATCAGGCACACATATTGACCTATATACTACATAAAAAAACGAAAAGGAAAATAAAGCAAGAAAAAGCAACCACGCACAAAAAGGGGAAAAAGAGTGACTGAGCTGACAAAACATTTCATAATAGCAAAATCGATAAAAAAATATTTCTGTAGCTCCTTTTTCCGTTGCATAATGCATGTATTTGACTCCTTTTAGGATAAAACTTTGGCCAATTATAACATGTTTTTTAGAGAGAAACTATAACATATGCTAAGGTCGTGTCTGCATGCTTACCATCAATAGACCTCGGATGGACTCCTGGTTCATCACCCATCCGTCCTCGTCTTGCACGTCGCCGTCCATGTCAAGCAACACATCCAACAGATCGTTCCTGCGCGCATCGCCGTCCGCCCGGCTGAGCTTCCGCCGCTCGATCTGCTCGTCGATGAGCGTATACAGCCACGCGAGCACCTTCCCCGCCTTGCGCCGGATACCCTGCAGGTCGAGGGCCGCGAGCGCCGGGAAGAAATCAGACACGTTGGGCAGGCCGGACAGCACGGCCGCCTCTTCCGCCACGTCCGTCAGCTCCGACACCACGGCCGGATCTAGCTTCTCCGAGAACATCCCGCGGCACAGCACGTTCACCATGGCCACGAACGCCTCGCGAGCCACATCGACCGGGGCGCCTCCGGCCGCGGACAAGCGCCGCACCAGctcgcgcgcctcctcctcccgcaCCGCCCGGTGCTCGTCGAGCGGCCGGGGGCCGAGGAGCGCGGCCCTGGAGTGCTGCCTGAAGGCGCGCCACTTGCCGCGCGGCGGGAGCGCGACCATGGAGTTGGCGTCGTGGTCCATGACGCGCCAGGCGTCCAGGCCACGGCGAGCGGCCAGGCTGGCGTTCTTTTTCTACAGGACCTCGCGGGCGGCCTCCGGCGAGGTGGCCACGACGGCTGGGACAGTGCCGAGGCGGACGAACATGAGCGGGCCGTGGATGTCGGCGAGGCTGGCGAAGGAACGGTGAGGGTGCTCGCCGATGTCGAGGAGGTTACCGAGGAGCGGGAGTGGCCTGGGGCCGggcgggaggcgtcggcgcgcgtcGGCCAGTGGTTGTAGCGCGTAGGCCGCGAGCAGAGTGAGTGGGAGCGATGCCGCGCACACGAGGGACAAGTCAGCCATCTCTTGCTTCCGGGTAGACCAGTTTTCCGGCTTTGCTGCGACAGAGAGCGCAACCTCACCGGTCCATTTATAGTGTCCCAGAGCAATAATGCTACACGTACAGGAGATTACGGGCGTTTTACAGGCTGACTAGGAGTCCGTCCGACGTGGCTGAGCTGCGGGGAAATAAAGGAAAAAAGAGAACATGCCGCTGT
The sequence above is a segment of the Triticum dicoccoides isolate Atlit2015 ecotype Zavitan chromosome 1A, WEW_v2.0, whole genome shotgun sequence genome. Coding sequences within it:
- the LOC119363818 gene encoding inactive cytochrome P450 76AD1-like, with the translated sequence MADLSLVCAASLPLTLLAAYALQPLADARRRLPPGPRPLPLLGNLLDIGEHPHRSFASLADIHGPLMFVRLGTVPAVVATSPEAAREVL